AATTTTCGtcaaattgtttttttcataGCAATGTATAAGTACCAACTATTAAATCAAGAACAtttattatctcaaaatttaatactcaaTATGATGAACGAATGTTTGGTTGCAGGACATGTTTGCGGCCGGAACTGACACGACATTCACAACGTTAGAGTGGACCATGGCCGAGCTTATAAGAAATCCAAGATCCATGAAGCTACTTCAAAATGAAGTGAGAAATGTAGCTAGAAAGAAGAATGGGATTGATATTAATGAGGATGACTTAGACAAAATGTCATATCTGAAAGCAGTATCCAAAGAGAGTCTAAGGATTCATCCACCATTTCCATTAGCCCTCCCTCGTGAATTAACTCAAGAAACTAATTTACTGGGCTACGACATCCCACATGGCACACTCGTGTTGGTTAATTGTTGGGGCATCTCAAGGGACCCATCGTTGTGGGAGAATCCAAATGAATTTTGCCTTGAAAGGTTCTTTGATACGAGCATAGACTATAAAGGTTTAGACTTTGAGATGATCCCCTTTGGATCTGGAAGAAGAGGTTGTCCCGGCATCGCGTTTGCAATGTCGGTATACGAGCTTGCACTATCGAGATTGGTTAACGAATTCGACTTTGGATTGCGAATGGAGGTAGAGTGGAGGATTTGGACATGACTGAAGCCCCTGGCATTATTGTCCATAAGAAATCTCCTCTACTTCTGGTTCCTACTTCTTGTTGTTAATCCATTAGCCCATGTGTAAGTTGCTGAAATCTCCTATGTAAAATTGTATCCGATGTATAAttcattgaaataaaaataaggattcATTCGATacacaaaattagaattagaattctataagattgaattataattcaattccaaattattCATTCAGCAAAAATGATGTGTATGTATGTGTGCGCGAGCATGTATACAGTGTGCGTGTGAG
The nucleotide sequence above comes from Salvia hispanica cultivar TCC Black 2014 chromosome 5, UniMelb_Shisp_WGS_1.0, whole genome shotgun sequence. Encoded proteins:
- the LOC125190639 gene encoding (+)-menthofuran synthase-like gives rise to the protein MCVLQLLSNKRVHSFRRIREEETSLMIEKIKRSSPGVVNLSKVFMDLTNDVVCRAVLGRTYGGEDGERDFNKIWGKFIEMLGKFDVGDFVPWLGWINRVNGVEEQVENVFKMLDEFLEGVLREYRTKKLSDDAVVNFVDALLQFQRESKDSDPVDDDQIKALILDMFAAGTDTTFTTLEWTMAELIRNPRSMKLLQNEVRNVARKKNGIDINEDDLDKMSYLKAVSKESLRIHPPFPLALPRELTQETNLLGYDIPHGTLVLVNCWGISRDPSLWENPNEFCLERFFDTSIDYKGLDFEMIPFGSGRRGCPGIAFAMSVYELALSRLVNEFDFGLRMEVEWRIWT